The window TTTCAGAAAAGCGTTCTCCCAGGTATGTACCACCAGAAAGAGATTTCTGGAAAATATACAGTGAAACAAAAGGGCAAGACCAGGTGATGTTGCTAACCTTCCTTCATCTGGCAGCCCGCAGAAAAGAAGTGTTTAATCTGACTTGGGAGGATATTGATTTTGAAAATAGTCTGATTCGGATCTGGACGAGCAAGAGAAAAGGTGGAACCAAAGAGTTTGATTGGCTGCCCATGACATCTGAACTAAGAAAAGTCATAGTGAAATGGTGGCAGGAAAGACCCGTCAAGGAATCACCATACGTCTTTATCTGCCTGAATCAAGAAAACTTTTGTGTGGAATATTTTGGGAAGCCATATCAAAACCGGCAACATTTTATGAAAAAACTTTGTAAAAAGGCTGGTGTTAAAGTTTTTGGTTTTCATGCCATCAGACACCTGACAGCAAGCATTTTATATCATAAGGGATATGACGTATCGGTGATTCAGTCCATTTTAAGGCATAAAAGCCCGACAACAACAAATAGATACTTGAAATCTCTTGGGCTTGAGGCGACCAGGGATGCGCTTGAAAAAGGTTTGAGTGGTCCAGGAACAGTTATTCCATTCAAAACAAAAAGAGCATTATTAAGATAGTACGAAAGTTTTTTGTATCCGGATTTTGTATCCGCCAATAAAAAAGCTCTCAGAAAATTCTGAAAGCCTTTGTATTAGTGGTGATCCCACCGGGAATCGAACCCGGGTTTCCGGCGTGAGAGGCCAGCGTCCTGACCGCTAGACGATGGGACCACATATCGTTATAGGGGAGTTTGTATATAGCAGCTGAATTCAAAAGTCAATAAAAATCCAACAAAACTACAGTTATCTTTGAGTTTTTCCACCGGAAGTTCTCATTCTCCTCCTCCCCAAAAAGACAGCACCGAAAAATCAATCCAGCCCAAACATGGCCTTGCAGGGAGAAGCCCGCCAAACCCCAAGGGCTTCGGCAAAAAATAAAAACAATATATTTTACTTATGATCCTGCGGCGAGTATGTTCCCTTCCAGGCCTTTGGGGAGAAACAACAGCCGCAGCAAGGGAGGTAAAGTGGACGATACAAAATTTATGCACAAGGGCAGCCGTCGATACTATCTGGCCAACCTGGCCCTTTTTCTGGCCGGATTTGTCACCTTTGCCTCTTTGTATGATTTTCAGCCGCTGTTTCCCAATCTGGTGCAAGAATACGGTATAACACCAGCCATGGCCAGCCTCTCCCTATCCGTTGCCACCTTTTCCCTGGCTTTTGCGCTGCCGTTCTCGGGCTCCCTGTCCGATGCTGTGGGACGACGGCCATTGATCTTTTTTGCCGTGATTCTGGCACCGATACTGGCCCTTGGCGCAGCACTTCACCACGCTTTTTCAGGCATGCTTTTTTTGCGCCTGGGGCAGGGCATTATCCTGGCCGGTGTGCCGGCGGTAGCCATGGCCTATCTAAACGAAGAGACCGAACCTGACGCCTTAGGTGCGGCCATGGGACTTTATATCGCAGGAAACGGCATGGGCGGTATGTCGGGCCGTATTTTAACTGCCTGGTTTACGGATCTTAATGGCTGGAGATGGGCTCTTTCGACCATGGCATTGCTCTGCTTTGCCTGCGGCCTGTCGGTCTGCGTCTGCCTACCTGCCTCCCGGAATTTCACCGGCAAAACTTTTCAACCCAAGGCACTGCTGATGTCCATGGCGGATCATCTTAAAAATCCGGGATTGCTTCGATTGTATCTGATCGCTTTTTGCTGCATGGGGGGCTTTGTTACCCTTTACAATTATGTAACCTTTCGGCTAATAGGCCGTGATTTCGGACTGAGCCACACCCAGGTCGGTTTGATTTTCCTGGCGTACGCCTTTGGATCGGTCAGCTCCACTGTGATGGGCAACCTTGTAAATACCTGCGGGCGGCGGCGCACTCTATCCCTGGCACTGGGCATTATGACCACAGGTCTTTTACTGACAGTCGGCTCTGGCTTATGGATGGTGATCCTGGGTATCGTAATTTTTACCATTGGTTTTTTCGGTGCCCATTCCGTGGCTTCGGCCTGGGTGGGTCGGCTGGCCTGCCACTCCCATGCCCAGGCCTCATCTTTGTATCTGTTTTTCTATTATATGGGGTCAAGCATATCCGGAACCATTGGCGGCACCATTTATCATGGATGGGCCTGGCCGGGGGTGGTGGTGCTGGTCCTGGCTCTCATGGCCATGGCTTTTATCATCAGCCTGGACATTCCTTCGGCACAGCACCGATCAGGACCACCCTCCCCCCATGCCATATGACCTGACCGACCATATTTTTTATATTTCCCGGGATTGCCTGTGACGTAAAATAAACGTTGTTGACAACTGCCAAAACAATTTTCTATTTATTATAAAACCTTATTCTAAAGACAGGACTTATGAAAAAATATCTTCTCTGCTTAATGACCCTTCCGTTTCTTGCATTTGCATGCGCCGCCATAGAAGTAACAGCCGATTTTGACAAGACGGTTGATTTTACCGGATACAAAACCTACTCATTTCTGGGATGGAATAAAAAAAGCAGTGAACTGCTCAATGCTTTTGATAAAAAAAGAATTGAAACCGCATTCTATAATGAGTTCAAATCCAGGGGTATAACTTTTGTGGAAACCGGCGGGGATATTGAAATCTCCTTGTATCTGGTAACAGATACCAAGACGGCAACCACGGCCTACACAGACTACTACGGCGGCTTTGGGGGATATTATTACGGACACCCCTGGGGATGGGGAAGAGGGTTTGCCACAACAACCTACCACCAGTATGATTATACCGTGGGCACACTGGTCTGTGATATCTTTGACAGCAGCGGAAAAAAACTGATCTGGCAGGGAGTGGGTTCAGGAACTGTGGATGACGACCCCGCCGAAAGAAAAAAAGACATAACAACGGCCGTGAATAAAATTATGGCTCTTTATCCCGTGGCCCCGGCTCAATAAGTCAAAAGGCAGTTCAGGCAGCTAAAGCTCAATGCCGGAATGCCTGCAAAAAGCATTGAGCACCTCTTGGGCCTCGTCAAAATCGTATTTGCTGATTTTTCGGGAAAGCTCATCAAGCAAGCCACCAGAGGTACTTGCCCCTATTTCATCCTTGAGTTGCCGGACAACACTGCCGGCTTCGGTATCATCATCCTCAAGCAGGGCTTGAAGTTTCATCAGCAGCGGTCTGAGATTTTCACAATGACCGGCCTGCGCCCCGGACGTTGATGAGGCGGTGGCCGGGTCTTGCTGCATTGCATTGACGCCCTGAATAACCTCTCCCAGACGGGCCGTAAAATCAGGCAAATGAGCTAAGGCATCATGGAGATCTTCCTCTTTTACGGCTGCATCCAGCAAGGTTGCAGCACCAAACAGGGACTTTGCACCGATATTGCCCGAAACCCCTTTGATGGTATGGACCAGCCGCCGGGCCAGGTCCATGTCACTGCGTTCCAGGGCCTGTGCAATGTTATCTGCCGTATCGGCCTGGCTCTCTGCAAATTTTCTCAAAAGTTCCCGGTACAGCTCACAGTCTCCATCCAGACGCCCCAGGCCATCCTCAATATCAATACCCGGCAGGCACCCTATACTCGCACAGGCGCAACCGAAATCTGTTTTTTTGTTTGCTGCAGACATTCCCTGACCTGAAGCCGGTAAAATATCCTTTCCGGCAGGCCTGACCCATTTTTGCAGCACATCAAGAAGTGATCTGACATCAATGGGCTTGGCCACATGATCGTTCATTCCGGCGGCCAGGGCCTTTTCCCGGTCGCCGGTCATGGCGTTGGCGGTCATGGCAATGATGGGCAAATCCTGCAGCTGAGGATTTTTCCGAATTTCACGGCTGGCCCCATACCCATCCATATCAGGCATGTTGATATCCATGAGCACGGCATCATACCGATTATTTTCCACAGCCGCCACGGCCAGACGGCCATTGTCAACCATATCCACCACAAATCCGTTGTTTTCCAGAATCCCTCTGGCCACCTGCTGATTTACCTCATTGTCTTCGGCTACCAGCAGTTTTGCACCCTGTATATCGCCCACATCGGGTAGAATTTCGTTTATTCTGCGACGGACAGAACGGGTAAATACATGACCCTTCAAAGCGGATATGATTGAATCGGCCAGCAGGGAGGGAGAGACCGGCTTAATCAGGTACCCGTCCAGGCCGATGCGTTGCGCCTGCTGCATGACCTCTTCACGGGCATAGGCAGATACCATAATAATGGAAGGAATGTTCTCCTGCGTGGAATTCTTAATTTTTTCAGCCGCGCGCAAGCCGTCCATCCCCGGCATGTGCCAGTCCATAAAAACCAGATCAAAGGGCTCCCGGCTCCTGACAGCCGTCTCCAGCTCCACAAAACCGGCTTCCGCACTTTCGGCCTGGATTACCTTAAAGGACATGGCGTCCAGCATTTTGGCAAGCACGGTACGGGATATATAATTGTCATCCACCACAAGCATTTTCTTATGCTGAATATTGGCATAGTGCAGCCGGGAAGCAATGGTATCGGAATCCACGCGCTTCAAACGCACAGTAAAAAAGAAAGTGGACCCTTTTCCATATTCACTTTCCACCCAAATGCGGCCATTCATCATCTCCACCAAAGACTTGCTGATAAAAAGCCCAAGACCGGTTCCGCCGTGTTTACGGGTGGTGGAGGAATCAGCCTGGGAAAAAGACTGGAACAATCTATCCTGCTGCTCCCGGGTCAATCCGACACCACTGTCCTGGACATAAAATTTCAGGTGCGCATCATCGCCCCCATTGCCCGACAGTGCGCACCCGAGGACAATTTCTCCGGTCATTGTAAACTTGACAGCATTGCTCGTCAGATTCAGCAGAATCTGCCCTAAACGAACAGGGTCGCCAATCAGCAAACTCGGAATTGACGGGTCAATATTGTAAACCACTTCCAGGCCTTTTTCCTGGGCCTTGATGCCCACAAGATCGGTCACGGTCTCAAGCACATCTTCAAGGGAGAATTCAATGGACTCTATACCGAGCTTGCCGGCCTCAATCTTGCTGAAATCAAGGATGTCATTGATTACCCCTAAAAGCGCTTTGGAGCCGTTTTGAATTTTGTTGATGTAATCACATTGAACGGCATCAAGTCCGGTGCGCAGGGCAAGGTGGGCAAATCCGATAATGGCGTTCAGGGGTGTGCGGATTTCATGGCTCATATTGGCCAGAAAATCACTTTTGGCCTTTGTGGCCTCTTCAGCCACAAGCTTTGCCTCTTCCAGATCACAAGTCCGCTCTCTGACCAAATCTTCAAGATGGTCACGATAGTCTTTCAGCTCTTTTTCCGCCTGCTTGAGTTCAGTAATGTCCTTGGCCATGGAAGCAATTCCCAACGGTTTGCCTTCATCATTTTTCAGCAGGGAAAAAGTGAACAGATGGGGAATCCGGCTGCCGTCTTTCCTGATTCTTTCCCCTTCAATATTTTTCAGAATTTCTCCGTTGATGCAGCGCCGGAAC is drawn from uncultured Desulfobacter sp. and contains these coding sequences:
- a CDS encoding site-specific integrase, whose amino-acid sequence is MKLTTEQIVTDCLTLFDWAGEYLDYSQSNFSLKTYKEKKGAFAGLFKGMDADLSPDSITPGMAMRYLMEQANNRSGNAANKDRKNLAAGWEWGRKYISGFPLETQNPFKAVDKFSEKRSPRYVPPERDFWKIYSETKGQDQVMLLTFLHLAARRKEVFNLTWEDIDFENSLIRIWTSKRKGGTKEFDWLPMTSELRKVIVKWWQERPVKESPYVFICLNQENFCVEYFGKPYQNRQHFMKKLCKKAGVKVFGFHAIRHLTASILYHKGYDVSVIQSILRHKSPTTTNRYLKSLGLEATRDALEKGLSGPGTVIPFKTKRALLR
- a CDS encoding MFS transporter, yielding MDDTKFMHKGSRRYYLANLALFLAGFVTFASLYDFQPLFPNLVQEYGITPAMASLSLSVATFSLAFALPFSGSLSDAVGRRPLIFFAVILAPILALGAALHHAFSGMLFLRLGQGIILAGVPAVAMAYLNEETEPDALGAAMGLYIAGNGMGGMSGRILTAWFTDLNGWRWALSTMALLCFACGLSVCVCLPASRNFTGKTFQPKALLMSMADHLKNPGLLRLYLIAFCCMGGFVTLYNYVTFRLIGRDFGLSHTQVGLIFLAYAFGSVSSTVMGNLVNTCGRRRTLSLALGIMTTGLLLTVGSGLWMVILGIVIFTIGFFGAHSVASAWVGRLACHSHAQASSLYLFFYYMGSSISGTIGGTIYHGWAWPGVVVLVLALMAMAFIISLDIPSAQHRSGPPSPHAI
- a CDS encoding DUF4136 domain-containing protein, with the protein product MKKYLLCLMTLPFLAFACAAIEVTADFDKTVDFTGYKTYSFLGWNKKSSELLNAFDKKRIETAFYNEFKSRGITFVETGGDIEISLYLVTDTKTATTAYTDYYGGFGGYYYGHPWGWGRGFATTTYHQYDYTVGTLVCDIFDSSGKKLIWQGVGSGTVDDDPAERKKDITTAVNKIMALYPVAPAQ
- a CDS encoding PAS domain S-box protein, translating into MGYFDVHVLDAALSQTGAKTSMLDPGSTFFSTLTREEQQWLKAHPLIRLGFSVDRPPFEFIDAQGGRIGIVADYLDLIQKRLHITFERQKKADGSALTWAEIQDAARAKQLDVIASLVRSDERDGYLNFTRSYMDFPWVFIADRKTKHSGKITEFYGQKVSVVGSYSIAARLPLLYPGLDIVKVDNQMQGLLSVARGETAIFINNAAQAAYQIKRASLSQLEIAGILPEIDSDLHMGVRKDWRLLAGVLDKALASLTPRETAAIHNNWISLDFDKGIDWKKILTLLIPAMLVVLIVMAVILVANRRLQKEVHIRQQAEDALRESQAHSRHLLESVGGGVIDVDTRGMLRFANGNALAMLGYCAKDLEGKPLHSLIHHTNKDGAACLPAQCPLYQTYAKEKKSHVSSDIFWKKDGTPLPVEYMANPIYKSQIFIGAVVSFLDITERLKDEQKIRQSREHLNFTLHAVEAFFWQIDCRDNTMSYNDFSFFDDYEYGREDIPRNFDDYLSKVHPDDRERIKNAFERHLQGDIDVINEDCRIQVKENFKWIWLNILGRIIERDSQGTALKMAGMAQNITERKELFEEIKESREMLRIISEHTHDWQVWWDINDRLVWMNRAVERLTGYTVEECMAMKDYPWRLIDERDWDYFREKTRKTLQGNGRQECVLRIHRKDGLRVFVSAAYEPVLNKSGQIMGLVSVAKDITEQKEAERGLRLMLRVFEDGADPIIITDLEGIILELNEEAVSTYGYSREELIGKEIWVLVSKEADLREKALFRRCINGEILKNIEGERIRKDGSRIPHLFTFSLLKNDEGKPLGIASMAKDITELKQAEKELKDYRDHLEDLVRERTCDLEEAKLVAEEATKAKSDFLANMSHEIRTPLNAIIGFAHLALRTGLDAVQCDYINKIQNGSKALLGVINDILDFSKIEAGKLGIESIEFSLEDVLETVTDLVGIKAQEKGLEVVYNIDPSIPSLLIGDPVRLGQILLNLTSNAVKFTMTGEIVLGCALSGNGGDDAHLKFYVQDSGVGLTREQQDRLFQSFSQADSSTTRKHGGTGLGLFISKSLVEMMNGRIWVESEYGKGSTFFFTVRLKRVDSDTIASRLHYANIQHKKMLVVDDNYISRTVLAKMLDAMSFKVIQAESAEAGFVELETAVRSREPFDLVFMDWHMPGMDGLRAAEKIKNSTQENIPSIIMVSAYAREEVMQQAQRIGLDGYLIKPVSPSLLADSIISALKGHVFTRSVRRRINEILPDVGDIQGAKLLVAEDNEVNQQVARGILENNGFVVDMVDNGRLAVAAVENNRYDAVLMDINMPDMDGYGASREIRKNPQLQDLPIIAMTANAMTGDREKALAAGMNDHVAKPIDVRSLLDVLQKWVRPAGKDILPASGQGMSAANKKTDFGCACASIGCLPGIDIEDGLGRLDGDCELYRELLRKFAESQADTADNIAQALERSDMDLARRLVHTIKGVSGNIGAKSLFGAATLLDAAVKEEDLHDALAHLPDFTARLGEVIQGVNAMQQDPATASSTSGAQAGHCENLRPLLMKLQALLEDDDTEAGSVVRQLKDEIGASTSGGLLDELSRKISKYDFDEAQEVLNAFCRHSGIEL